The Spirochaetota bacterium genome includes the window TCGAAAGGTATGAATCCGCCGGCTGAAAACCCTCCCCCTTCGCGTAGGCAAGGAACGCCGCGATGCCCTCGCTGTAGAGCATGGTGATGAACGGGTATTCCCGGAAATCGAGCGTTTCCCCGAGATCGTCATGATGTATCGCGAGCCCGCTGCATAATCCGGGGATATAGTTGCCGAAAAGGTCGAAGTGAAAATGCCCCGTCGATGCGAGCTCGCTGCACGGCTTGCTCTCGAGTATCTCATCGAGACCGTGCTGTGCGAACACGTCCTTATACGTGTCCACTGCGCGCCCGCGCATGGTGATGCGGTAGCGCGAGGGTATATCCCTGAGATAGTTCCTGCCGAATTTTGCCGCGTACTCCTCTATGCGATGCGGCTTGCTTTCGTCGAGCGCGCTCACGTTCGGGTAGAATTCGCGCATCCACGGGAACACGGCGACGTCGGCACGTTCGCAGGCGCCGATGACGCCCTTCACCTTGCGGAACGGGATGAATTCATTATGGAACGGGCTTAT containing:
- a CDS encoding radical SAM protein gives rise to the protein MGAPRGVHRHGAEALKSLTIAELSSGGLITNYQCSSACRHCLYGSSPRWEKEYITRETAEALFRTMRSLHIASIHIGGGEPFLNISALEEVLKTAHERGITVEYVETNSSWFHDEESAARTLSALKKHGLTTLLISISPFHNEFIPFRKVKGVIGACERADVAVFPWMREFYPNVSALDESKPHRIEEYAAKFGRNYLRDIPSRYRITMRGRAVDTYKDVFAQHGLDEILESKPCSELASTGHFHFDLFGNYIPGLCSGLAIHHDDLGETLDFREYPFITMLYSEGIAAFLAYAKGEGFQPADSYLS